Sequence from the Ziziphus jujuba cultivar Dongzao chromosome 9, ASM3175591v1 genome:
TTACGGGCTTCATTGATATCTTTTGGAAGTATTTGTGTGGTTTGGTTATTTTTTAGGATCTCACAACAAAGAATACCAATTagattttttaccaaaaatgaTTTGATGGCCTGGCCTCTGTTTTGTATAATGGCACTTAAAACAGCAGGGAAAGTGGGGGCTAATTTTCTTCCCAAGATGTGGAGCTGTGCTGTTGAAATTTTGCTTTATGTATCTGTGCAAGTTTACAGTTACAGAATCCTTTGCTGTTTCTTATGGAACAGGCAGTTTGAGCAAGAGTTGGAAACCGTGGTAAAGGTACTGCAGCCGGGGCCATTGGGAATTGTAGAGCACAAGTTCTCTGCTGAGGAGGTACGTGAGGCGAATGCTACAGTTTGCAGAGCAGTATCGAATTGGCGAAGGAATGCAAATTTAGAGCAGAAAAACCCCATCTTAAAAGATTATATTCAGAAGTGAAGGAACACTTGCGTGTGTTTATCTAATGaaaacccaaaacaaaagaggaaaaatttTGGACGGGACTTGTGAAAGCTAATCTGCTCCTAATGGCATGAAAAACTACATGATGGCCCTACAAGAAGGAGCAGATACCTTGAGAACTACTTTATTGAACTTActgggaagaaatgcttctcgACATATTCTCTGCTTGAAACATATAACTGAATGCATTAAACTAATTTGTCAggcattttctttctctttgtatcATTATCAATGTCTGAAAAATGCATTAAACTAATTTGTCAggcattttctttctctttgtatcATTATCAATGTCTGAAGAATCCATTAAACTAATTTGTCAggcattttctttctctttatatCATTATCAATGTCTGATTCTTCACTAAGACAAAGTGTCCATGTGCCTATTGTCTAACGTTTATTTTTCTTGACATCAAAGTATTTAGGTATATTTTTTACGCCAAAAagcatataatattttccataaaaTCATTGACAACTCACAGCATTGAAATGTTGCTATCCGGCTTTTAGTTTCTATGTTCAGAAAATTATGCGATTACTAAATCATAAAGTCACTGGATTCTCATCAAGTTACCTTCTTTAACTCCGATCTCACTATATCaaagaacaaaagaagaaaaaaattttgatgtgACCTGTGACTAAAATATCCCTCCGCCATCTCCACTCTGTACAGGCAAGctcgtattttttttgttttttgtttttttttttttttgggggtgctGTGGCTAGGCCACCCCTTCCCCCCAAGACTCGAATCCTAACAGGCATGGCTTGTACGCTGTGCCACTGCGAGTCTAGGCAAGCTCGTATCTGGATGTACATTATAGAAACCATGGTATTAGTTATGTCAAGGACACatatgttgtcattatttatttatttttattcaccaataaaaatgttatcattaaatttttttttttcttttttaaaactatattctTTTCCATTATTTAGTCTTGCAGTATTTCCTCCTTTAATTTCTTATCAAGAAACTCTGGTGGAGAAAGAAAGCTGAGTCATCCAAATGGCTAAAGATTCGCAGTTTGTTTCAGTCCAAGAGTAACCGAAAGCCAGtagaagaacaagaaaaaaaagtaaatattttagaagaaagaagggaggaaaaagaagaaaatatattaaagaaaGAATTTAGTAGCAACAAAATCTACGTGATGGCCGTACAAGGAGGAGCagatacttttttatttttcgttctCTAAACAAAAGAGCAGATACCTTGAAGACCTACCAAGTTATCATCTTCCTCTTCACAATGttgcacaaaataaaaaataaaaaaataaaaataaaaaacaataatgataaaaaaatgcaAGGCATTCAGATATATATCTCCGCATACAACAAAGAATTGGGAcaataaactattatttataccttttccttttatatatcaAAAGTTGACTATTGCCTACAAATTCTAACCAATACTTAGTGGAAAAGCATTAGCATGCTAATCTTCTGAATTATATGTTCTATACTTCTACTTTGACAGCTcaagaaataaaacaatatcTGCTAAAGTTAAGAACACTCTGAAAAGCCCTTTTAAaagttgtattatatatatatgcatatatattttattaattattcatatattCATCATTGACTAACAATGACTATATTGCAGCGAGGTTGAGGGAATTTTTCAAGGCGCAAAATATGAAAGTTCTGTGAATgcataaagaaaagaaattatcaGTGATTGGGCAGCATATAGCGTCCATTCAAAAGAACCTACTAGAAAGAATATAAAGttgtttgtttattaattcaGATGCCatgttatcatttttattagATTCAAATCAAATTCCTAAATCGTATATAAGGGTCGTAGAAGAGTTGAGATAAGCAAAATATTCTTCTTACGTACAAAGttccaaattattattaatatcaagATTTCAATATGATATAGCAAAAAGCTAATCTGAAAAAACGAACATATGATTTGATCTGATAATTTTTGATTCTCCGATTATGAAATATCAaatacaaacacacacacacacacacatatatatatatatatatatatcaagagtTTGAAGCTGAAAtaactaatttaatttgttaattattttaacgaattaattaattgattaaatttgttGATTAAAGCTTATAAACTTCTTCCTTAGTTGCAAGctctaaaataatttacttaCCATAATTTTGGCATAGTGATGAATTTGCATATTGCTcaccatatatattataggtGTGACCCATCTTTCAGCATCAGATGTTGgtataaatcaaatttttaacacAAAAAGACAGGCTATGCCACATTATAGTGGGCATGCAATCACGCTGTAGCGGGATTGTTGCTTAAATGCTGAGATTAAAGGTGCAATTTTACTTTTAATGGTCtgatataacctttttttttaaaaaaaaaaatttcagaataCCCCTTCGTATATACGAACACAATGTGCTTAATATTCATTGGTCGACATTTAACTTGAGTTGTATCATGATTCTGATTCTAAAATTAAGTTCTATATTTGTTGCTCTAGCTGGCGCACGTAGATCAGTAAAAGATACAATCTGATAACCATTAGAATTAATCAATCTTACGCacgtatgtgtatatatatatatatatatatataaaatacataatacaatattaaattttcatcacttttgtttattaaagaaaaatattaaaaaaacaaaaaaatgaggGCTTATCTTGTTTACATTCTTGAAAGAAGCGataaattcaatataataaaaGAACTATAGCTATTTCTTAAAATCAAGTTTAAAACTTAATAACTTCCTTCTAAAAGTAAATACATACATAAAGATGGAAAAATAAACTGAATGAtccattttttatcaatttaatctTTTGAGATCGGTAATAATATTGAACTATGTCCTTAGTTATTCATAAGTTGATGAGATATGTGTAAAAATGATCATAGaacaatatatttgtataacaGTATATGCCATGGGAGCTCTATATATAGTATTCTTCAAATCTCGTACATGTATAAATAATGATGTGGAAGACAAAAGGAATTTGCATCCCCATGGCAAGTGAAACTGAGCTAGGTTTGTGGAGCATCTTTAGTACGACAAGTgttgttttcttctttataaCATCATCACGTGGTTCACTATTCCATCTTTTTTGGTTCGTGTCTGTGAATGATCGATGGAAGTGAAgatgatgttgatgatgatcatgTGAGCAATATCCATGCAACACGTGTTTTTTTCATGGATGCCTGATTATCCATCAATGTAATCGCTCTGGCTAGCTTTTCACATTAATTATTAACAATATGTAACTAGATAAAACAAGTTAATTAGGAAACTATCAAATcggataaaataattatcaatttcctCTTGAAACGTACAAcattaattatgataaaaactCAATCAAAAAGTACAAGTTTTCTCTTGAAACGTAAGTGTTTGAAGAAAGTTTCAAGAGGAGGATGATGAAGATGTCAAAGGCAAAAGGCAAATTAGAAAACACGTATTCCCTCACTCAGGCTACTACCTTATTTTGAAGCCTGGTGTATATTATAAGGAGAAGTAcacaatgatgatgatgatgatgatcatggaTGTCGTAGTATTAATCAGATCCATTCCAAATCCAAATGGCTCCAGCTCTAATGAGTAATGTGGCAAGCTTGTTTTGGAGGTTGAGACTCATAACTTCACTGGCACCACCCACATACTCTTGGCCTATGAAAACAGCAGGAACGCTTGGTCGACAACCCATCTGCTGCAGTGCCCTCTCGACCTCTCCTCCATTCCTGATTTCGTCGAGCTCGTAAACCGTAGGGTTTGCGCCGAAGCTACGTATCAGCGTCTTCATGGTGTGGCTCATGCAACAGTTGCTTCTGCTGAATATTACCAACGGCTTCTGCTCCACCAACCTTCCCactatattattactattattcctATTTGCCGCCCCCGTATTACTAGCCATACGTATATatgatctaaatatatatatgttgtgtataatattatttgtattGAAGGTTTTAAATTTTGGTCGATGAACTCGAGCTCCAACATGGGTCTATTTATACTTGGCTATTGTCTTAATTCATGTGTGGTGGGTAGTGTGTCTTCTGGATAgaataatctttattttttatttttttgaattgggaatatattaattaagatgttcgaaaataaaataaaataaatatatgtagttGATTCCCAAATTACCATATATGATTGTCTGATAATGACTTTAAAAGGGAATATTGTATATAATTACCCTTCATGACCTCATCCATCGGCTTTCTTTGCATGCATgataattgatatatgtttatatagtTATGCATGCATGTATGTTAATGTATCCGACAACCATTTTGGCAAAGTTTAAGGTTAAAGTTGTCATCCACAGTGCCATATATATGTCATGCATACATATGTGGAAACTTCCTACAAGAATATAACATATGTATATCCATGAATGAATTAATTGGTTGGTGTATAAAGATTATGGTTGTCTATAGTTTAGTGTAAAATCATTGAAAGTATTAACAATATGTCTAGCTAAGCAATTAACAATATGTCTAGCTAAGCAATCTtgtgaagaaaaacaaaaagaaatttctaAAAGCCTGCTTGACAATTAAATAAGTGCAATTATCaagaaaaattgacaaaaagCACATAAAGAAAAagtaccaatatatatatataatttgtgaaaCATAAAAGAGAGTGCCTTAATTAATAAAGCAGAAAATTGAACCGACAGCAGGTTGCAATATAAATATACGAGATTACTGTGTTAAAagtaaatttgatatatattattaaattcactttttatttattataattttttaaatagataatgaTTTCATATGATATGTAAATGTAACTTTTTGAacatctttaatattttcatttgaatttatatttgtattgttGTTTGAGTTATTTGACAAGAGTAAAGTTCAATTTTTCTAGtgtgtattaaaaaataagtctAATATAGGTTGGTTAGccaactattttatttatttatttatttattttgcttgaaTGGTTAGCCAACTATTTACTAGCTATAGAAAGGTGATTTAACAGACCGTACATAGAGAAGCAGGAGAAGGTACAATATCTATTGAACATATTGGAAAGCAATGGCGCTAAGACACTCTTGGGATAGAACACATAAATCTTGGCTTATTGCATGCATTGAACtgttacataaatatattaactCCTAAGAAAATCTGATtcctttattataaaaaaaaaataataataaaaggcatCTAATTTGGTCGGTAACTATGAGAAGCTTCCTTTTATGCCAAAGAAACCCAGACCTTAGGTATTAAAAGCATTGGAATTAACTGcttttttaatactttaattAGCTTATGATCTTATCTAACAAAAAAGCTCGATTTGCTAATATTGGTTGTGATATGAGGATATTTAATCCCAGAGACGTATCCATGGCTTGACCTGGGGGGGCCATGGTCCCCTGCCCCTTGcaatattttttcactttttttgttttcttaaatattttatatatttattttatgtgatttaccTTATGGCCCCCTCAAAACCAAATTAGTTTTTTTGGATCCAATAtaagttattattaaaaaaatattattttcaagaaTTTGTAACTATCTCTTAATCTAATCTAATCTAGATAGATTATACATCTTTTATCCTATTTATGCCCTCCAACGTATCATCAGTAGACAATTAATCTTCTTTTacgtgtgaatatatatatatatatatatatatattaatgcgtttgctttttttcttttttctttttttttaaaaaaaaggagaataacATATGTTtgtgaactatatatatattttattattatttataactatGTTTagttcacacacacacacacacacacacacacacagaacttaaatattgtattgttttattttagaattaagtgtttttatacattgatttttttttttcaaatatttattgtattgacttttttattttcaatgacatatatttttaaagtaaaaatggcaatttataatttttttttttgagatttgaaagaagaaaatgtattattttgattaatggttgaagcttttttttttttttttttttttgggattgatACACGATtgagttaaaatattataataaaattttatctattaaatttaaagtttgaaagattttaaaaatatttaaaagtttaggaatattcgatttagattttagaaGAGTGTATAcaaatataatgatatttaatttgtactttaatagattttataaaagccCATTAAAATCCATATGTATTCAGTTAGAACtttctagaatttttttaaaatctagaggcattaaaaaattcattaattttaaaaaaatttaaaaaatggtagattttaatggatttgaaaagattttaaaagtgaaattatGAAGAGaattgtcaatataaaattcaaccttTATCCAAAAGATTTCGTTCTATTTTTGTAAATTCATTATGGAGCCTATGAAATTCCTTAACAattcatcaaatcctttaaaatttataactcattttaaattcgttaaactttaaattgaatacatcacTTTAgttaagtttaaaatatatgtattttttttttttttaagattgaaTGTTGTATATTTATCATTCTTTACTatgattttttggaaaaaattttggCCACCCCATGATTAAGATCCTGACTTTCGCCCAATTTAATCCAATCCTTGCTAAATTACTAGAGAAATTACTAAATTACTAGCATATTTATTAGAGAAATTACTAAATACATTGTTAagtattgtaaataaaaaacattattatcAAGTTAACATGATAATgaatttgtttaataaaatgaaaatttgaaactagtaatattaatattagAAGATGCTTTAGTTACCAAGaagtaaatataatatgtatttctAGCTATATGCCCCCTTATTTGAAGACCCTTTTTGTATaagtgttaatttttttaagggttACCTACATAAAAATGttacttttgaattttgaaaattgctTGAATTGGATCCTTTCCATTTATacatggaaaatatatttataaatatatattttcccttGTGCGTTATTATTTATTGCACATTATCATGAACTATTGTTTATTTGTCACTTTAACCAAATTCTtcaattttatctaataaatttggcaaaattaaaCTTACATACTACttaaaaagccaaataaaatagTTTTCCAATAGAGTGACATTAATTGTGAatgattaatttataaaatttatttgtcgTGGCAAAATTAAACATACATACTAGTtaaaaaagtgaaataaaaCAGTTTTCCAGTAGAGTGGCATTAGTTGTGATGAttagttttataaaattcatttgttGAAAATGTATAATTAGACTAAagtgaccaaaaaaaaataataataataaaaaaaaattaaggggtAATGTGACAGTTTTTGTAGTTTAGGGGTATACTGCAAAACATGTAAAGTTCATGGGGACTACGTGTatgtaacctttttttttttaatgggtgaTAGTGTAATTTGAATAGGCCTATAGAATTTTGATCTATGGTATCATGTTTCTAATAGTTTAAAGTGTTAAGTAGCTAATTAATCTGTATATCTAATTATGTCAACAGAAGCCACCTTTGTTTAACATAAATTAAAGTTAGGTTAATTACCTCCATCTTCCATGAGATTTGATTTAATTACAATACagtatttttagtttaaaaaatatcattgatctccatttatatttcaaaaagctATCATCTTCTCTTAATTGTTTTATTCATatcttgaaaaatattaattataatttttaaaatgtaaataattaaattgtaattaatcaTAACCTAAAAGGTTAGATGTAATATTTCCATTAAAGTTCACCAAATCCTAGGGACAAATATATCTAGTTATTGGCAGCATCATCAACATGCATGATGTCagctcatacatatatatatatatatatatatatatatatatatatatataatctcaaGAAAATTTCGTGCATGGAAAACTTGAATggccaagaaaaaaatattcctTTAACGAATCAAAGAATATTAGAGCGCAGTTATAATTGAGAATTCGCATATTAGTTTCATGATCATTCTCGCATGACAGGGCTCCAATTCAATAGATTctcactttttcttctttcttggtaaatcactttttcttctttcttatttcCTTTCATAAATCACTTTGAATCATACATATCTCCACTACTTTTCTCTAATTCTATCTTTCGATTAACGTaaacaaattttctattttattttattttatgtgtaaGAAAAGAACAAACTTCGTAATTTTCCAAAGTACCAAACATTGACACGAACCTTTAGGCTAGAAAAAGCTATAGCTAGCGTATCATGAATAAAGTTATATGGATATTGAATTTGGATAAAATGGCTCAATATAAAAGCAAAAGccattcttatatatatgtcgCTGGTAGATATAAAGGGGGGTCACTTTGACTCTTACATTTTCCATTCAGCTAATGACAAATTTCATTGCTAATTTGTCATGTCATGTTGCTggcctgtatatatatatattgtaagctTCAATATATAGTGATGTATATGTTTGGTCTAATTggaagatgaaaaaaaataacaaaggtTGGAAATTTTATTCAGGGAATGTCAACTTGGACGGTTCCTAGCATCACAAAAACATGGATTAGATAAGGATTCTCTAGTTGCTGCCTTGGCCAGTCTTTGCCTGTCTACACCAAAAGTGAagtaataaaaagaaagaaccaGGAGTAGATCTAGATCACCATCTGTAACTAAAATATCGTTGCTTAATTGGTGTGTttgaaaatcacataaaatagaCTAATAATGATATAGTATTATTTCTTtaagtacatatataataatatagtgTTTGATCATAAGATGATATTCTCCAAATTGTCAGTTGATCCTGATTTATGCAAGAGATAACGAATTTCTAGATGATCAGTACAGGATTGGATTCCCCACCTGGTTATATTACTTATGTGGACATCAAGAGGTACAGAAAAAGAGCtaatattttcttccttttacGACTCCTctatgcaaaaaaataataatactaaaataaaataaaataaaatgcaagcATAACATATgctaattttattctatattttaagACTCAAAGTTAGATGACCTTTGAGTTGTGCTTATTACTTCTGAGCACTTGACAACCATCCATTATAGTTCCTTGCACATGTCTGATCAATACAAAGAAGCCTATTTGCTTAATTAGGTCAATCTttcattaaagaaaattaaaagtgtCTGATTTCCTCTAGATTTAGAAGCTAAATAAAGAACATCTAAATATCTCAGCTGATgccaaacaaaattttcaatattatgcACGTAGCACAAGAAAAGGGCACATTCTGTGGGCTGTGCCATATCTTGCAAAGAATGCAAAATTATGTGATCAATAGTTCTGATGAGCAAATCACAACTATACTttacttatataattttgaGGTCTGAATGAAGTTACAAAaactttgaaggaaaaaaaaaaaaaaaaaaaaaaaaaaaaaaaggagttatcTTTCCACTGCTTATTATTTGCTCCTATTGGGTATGGCGCAGAGTTATCAGACATATATGGTGCTCAACTAGCCCAGTTAGTGAATGCCtatcaaatatcaaatatctCTACTAAGACAATCATCACGATCTTCTTCAATAGTATTTTCTGGTAGgtaaaaatggaagaaaatcagGTGCATTTTCCCTCATAATTAATCTAATATAAAATTTCTCCAAGTTGTTGATCATAACTAAAAGAAGATGATCGATTAACCTCCACAAAACAGACATCATCTCCTCTATAAAACATAATTTGCCTTGTCATTTTACTTTTCAATCTCTTTTCAAGTAAACCCAAATTCACAGAAGCCCAATGATTGTACGAAGTTGGGCTTTATTAGATTGGAAGTTGTCCAATCCAAAACCAATCCTCCAAGTCCAGGTCCCCAACAATAATATtccaacataaataaatattaaaagggcaaaaaaaaaaaaaaaaaaaaaagataagtaaGTGTAACGATGCCAAGTGGACCAGTAAGATTAAAAAGGATTTCAGATGAAAAAGTTGGGTCAAAGTAAATAAGGGTTTCTCAATAAAATAACCACAAAAGGAAAAGGGTTTTGCAAACAGAATCCAAAAGCGGGTCCTGGACAGGGTATAATCTGCCACATCGGGAAAAATGCAAGAGGGAAAATAACTccataaaaaaggaaagaaaacggaagagaaaaaaagtgaaaaagatgaTCAACCATGCAATGCACCGTGACCCGTGAGTGATGTAAGAAATTCTTAGCATTTTGGATTTTCATGTTGATCCACCTTGTAACATACGATGTGATGCAGACACGTGCCATGTTCTTGGATTCTGATATTGAAGATCATGCAGAATACTTGGCAAAGATGTGCTCATACCCAATATTCATCCAAGTTTTTGTGTTTGGATTCTGAGAATGTGATGGGGAAGAACAAAATCTTCACCAAATTTTTATGGGGATAATCATGAACCAAAACCAATATCAGTTTTCATCTTGGTTCTGTGATCATCTAGTCTGATCAATTTCCTAGGATCTGCTTGCATTTTCCcgtagttttattttattttattttacactttttttgacaaaatcttCTTATCAATTCTTTCTCTACCATATTCTATCATCATTGGCCTTATACTCCATAAGTTTGATGGAGGGACCAAAGCTGAAAAAAGTTGGAAATGTATTGGATAAACTCTATCTTTCTCCACATCAGCCACACATGCAGGGCTTCAGTGacaaataatcaaattcaaaacaaaaaactaaacctGCAAATTAATCTCAGCCAGAGAGTTTAATGAAAATGCATTTCTGGGTTTGAAGCACTGTTTCAATGTTCTCTCTGTC
This genomic interval carries:
- the LOC107406884 gene encoding uncharacterized protein LOC107406884 yields the protein MPTYFSGLGNFLPSRLFRQFEQELETVVKVLQPGPLGIVEHKFSAEEVREANATVCRAVSNWRRNANLEQKNPILKDYIQK
- the LOC107426052 gene encoding monothiol glutaredoxin-S1 — encoded protein: MASNTGAANRNNSNNIVGRLVEQKPLVIFSRSNCCMSHTMKTLIRSFGANPTVYELDEIRNGGEVERALQQMGCRPSVPAVFIGQEYVGGASEVMSLNLQNKLATLLIRAGAIWIWNGSD